One genomic region from Stackebrandtia nassauensis DSM 44728 encodes:
- a CDS encoding PadR family transcriptional regulator: MSWPFRITAPLLDVLEVLVESREELHGWAIMKATKRSGPSIYQVLERLRKAEWVTCRWEDRPPDESRPRRRYYRLTGTGAASARAVLAERRPDRSASYAADSTIPLGHQI, from the coding sequence ATGTCGTGGCCGTTCCGAATTACAGCGCCTCTGCTAGACGTGCTTGAAGTGCTCGTCGAATCAAGGGAGGAGCTGCATGGTTGGGCGATCATGAAGGCCACCAAGAGATCTGGGCCTTCGATTTACCAGGTTCTTGAACGTCTGCGCAAGGCAGAGTGGGTTACTTGTCGCTGGGAGGATCGTCCACCAGACGAAAGCCGGCCTCGGCGCCGCTACTACCGACTGACGGGGACCGGAGCGGCTTCCGCGCGAGCGGTCCTGGCCGAGCGGCGCCCTGATCGATCTGCCAGTTACGCAGCCGACTCGACAATCCCCCTGGGACATCAGATCTAA
- a CDS encoding NACHT domain-containing protein, whose product MSNVGIANSKDRVEALLWAAPTGPVPAPPVDTKSQVLPVRELDWSDAERLFLRLLHTVQPVQFAKLFGVPGQSQAGIDAYARLPLDLTDSETNARDYITLQSRRVEELTAAKVEKAIDDFVAGEWCSKTSVFYYATSFDLQHTKLDEVIRKQTSRLARMGITFVPWGVQETSALLKDHPRIVYDFFGKPWVERFCGMEAARSLDEHLSLQDRRTLRSELRSLYQAVFYSQGSGPSADQTEYAKRFIVLGVAPYRERSVVEQDGSQARDERLRPDQGLADGEAYVESQPGIERQSFRSARHLLRSAIGNPTHPVDTVEADEWLTDGKYRLLVGRPGAGKSSLLRFVATDLLSPQPQSIPLQREHAPDLPIWLPFGYLCRHLEASTENSVVSAMEAWLKAHSADHLWPLVKHALRDDRLLLLVDGVDEWSNIGAAEQALGKLETFLGQTKASAILSTRPYALHRLNWRLPWGKAEITLLNDQQRLTIASQLLIPDTLEKSKSSNPLPWVGVEPFLAQLSATAELNDLSRTPLFLSLLATTWQGEPLPQQRFRIYDHLVELLVGKHPQMRRRASHADGGPLPASEATTLFSAVAYRLRLKDPSGTVTKSEMRKLIVESMTDEDVLGYDLAEARRLANDVLTTAEDEFGLIVSYGAGTYNFLHRTLLDHMAGQYLVTLPPHAQSEAVQQFVGDPAWRDVLLALLSAQLSSHGTELLLAAALDAGERMWGDIEGYELLAEALAAGVKLTPKSQTRYINNLVERVETHPSLHHRANLIAALVGMLTNQLARKNLLPAMKRWLTAPRPNPAATMWALRELPIADECALKHLVWGLRHPEDRVKVNAALAIAQRFKGQTHLIDRLVSLAQTGPSSATQAAVILALGTGWAEATETSGLIDWARSQPSVPLRLVALHLLQKSTTNGEAALFRPEERAWLLSLLHYENWARGPWPADDLVDIAATGDVQVADFALETLTTNGRNGGDRRIAWTLACNEFADDSRFKQWTVAELAQPEERGLILYDPNIIPQQWIDDPEFTSILRSYLETKIGEPGAYSVARLATALPPEDAKAVLLQGLNSWRPYSAARQLVEQYLDDEQVSTALIARLRGEYERAAPLASIAVDVLGPKEGFGLQVSLLRQQDQTTSSEKRVVVALAVADAWKQFKDEARKVGVKGQTARDLLASYDATELATLCTAVKPHPLMWHVPSVITAWPEQATVLEVADNLLYDERPITSGISDTIPVAILQAFCKRTDEPSQRIFNKGLDLLTHLEPELREVLAFELARSMLAAEEHINVLSEWRTEPDTEVRRIAFIGLVQAIKNHQQHSETTTGADTPTSEMEWLRLEIKHDLCAYGPQLEEHRQLAWIGMLMLGDLTLFDNIQESIGHSGQIPGVSLRLPYRDEKDQILVDLVAENWVELCDHFGKDIFDRLISTSDRQRLTKRQRRRAVMSALVTVASRYPSIAEMIRGDAGADVELRHDQNFLLWAKEENQGNVEVLRALVSKLGENAHRRQDPIVDSLLDRESWNVSDEDFKAAFTEGASPRPFYSNNKLAIYTHMFPGDNISKAVFHELESWFQTEPSTRRYRDLSEVLTLALSVASPQDLPAILLRAHARIHMGISDLFLPILTRPLTRRLQIDLEAVEAFKSALAEPMAIHETSPILANADDPIIAADPDLQPLQRMYLFAIALKRAGALAQHEATAISHLLASASPNTIVHNPFTNHEGPLCLAALDLISR is encoded by the coding sequence ATGTCCAATGTTGGAATTGCCAACAGCAAAGATCGCGTCGAAGCGTTGTTGTGGGCAGCCCCTACCGGCCCAGTACCTGCGCCACCAGTTGACACCAAGTCGCAAGTGTTGCCAGTTAGAGAGCTCGATTGGTCTGATGCGGAGCGCCTGTTTCTTCGGTTGTTGCACACAGTCCAACCTGTTCAATTTGCCAAGCTGTTCGGGGTTCCTGGTCAGTCTCAAGCCGGTATTGATGCTTACGCCCGACTTCCGTTGGACTTGACGGATAGTGAAACAAACGCTCGCGACTACATCACTCTGCAATCACGGCGAGTGGAGGAACTCACCGCCGCCAAGGTTGAGAAGGCCATTGACGACTTCGTCGCTGGAGAGTGGTGCAGTAAGACTTCCGTCTTCTATTACGCCACATCGTTCGACTTGCAGCACACGAAACTCGACGAGGTGATTCGCAAGCAAACAAGCCGACTGGCGAGGATGGGGATAACGTTCGTTCCGTGGGGGGTACAGGAAACTTCTGCGTTGTTGAAGGATCATCCTCGCATTGTCTATGACTTTTTCGGTAAGCCATGGGTTGAGCGATTTTGCGGCATGGAGGCGGCCCGATCTCTCGATGAGCATTTGTCGCTCCAGGACAGGCGAACTCTGCGGTCAGAGTTGAGGAGCCTCTATCAGGCCGTCTTTTACTCGCAAGGAAGTGGCCCTTCAGCTGACCAAACTGAATACGCCAAGCGGTTCATTGTCCTAGGTGTTGCCCCCTATCGCGAACGATCTGTAGTTGAGCAAGACGGATCTCAGGCACGAGACGAGAGGCTACGACCTGACCAAGGTTTGGCAGATGGGGAGGCATATGTTGAATCTCAACCCGGCATAGAGCGTCAATCCTTCAGGTCAGCACGGCACTTGCTACGAAGCGCAATTGGCAACCCGACACACCCAGTCGACACCGTCGAAGCTGATGAATGGTTGACCGACGGAAAATACAGGTTGCTCGTTGGCCGCCCCGGAGCCGGTAAGTCAAGCCTCCTGCGATTCGTCGCAACTGACCTTCTTTCACCTCAACCGCAATCAATCCCGCTGCAACGCGAGCATGCCCCCGATTTGCCAATCTGGTTGCCTTTTGGATACTTGTGTCGCCACCTTGAAGCATCAACTGAGAACTCGGTGGTATCAGCAATGGAAGCCTGGCTGAAGGCCCACAGCGCCGATCACCTCTGGCCATTGGTGAAGCATGCCCTTCGCGACGATCGCCTATTGTTGCTCGTGGATGGTGTGGACGAGTGGAGCAATATCGGCGCAGCCGAACAGGCACTCGGAAAACTGGAGACGTTTCTCGGCCAGACCAAAGCCTCGGCAATCCTCTCCACGCGTCCATACGCACTCCACAGGCTCAACTGGCGGTTGCCATGGGGTAAAGCAGAGATCACGCTTCTGAACGACCAACAGCGCCTCACCATCGCCAGTCAGCTACTGATACCAGACACATTGGAGAAAAGCAAATCATCCAATCCACTGCCGTGGGTCGGCGTTGAACCGTTCCTAGCTCAGCTTTCTGCCACGGCCGAACTTAACGACTTGTCCCGCACCCCACTCTTCTTGTCGTTGCTGGCAACGACGTGGCAGGGCGAGCCTTTGCCGCAGCAACGGTTCAGAATCTACGACCACCTCGTTGAGCTTTTGGTCGGAAAACACCCTCAAATGCGACGGCGTGCTTCACATGCAGACGGAGGGCCCCTGCCAGCGAGTGAGGCCACCACATTGTTCTCTGCGGTTGCCTATCGACTTCGCCTCAAAGATCCTTCCGGGACTGTCACGAAGTCGGAGATGCGCAAACTGATCGTAGAGTCAATGACAGACGAAGATGTTCTCGGCTACGACCTAGCGGAAGCTCGCAGGTTGGCCAACGACGTCCTTACCACCGCCGAAGATGAGTTCGGTTTGATCGTCTCATATGGTGCTGGCACGTACAATTTCCTACACCGGACTCTGCTTGACCACATGGCTGGTCAGTATCTCGTGACGCTACCTCCTCACGCACAATCCGAGGCCGTACAACAGTTTGTCGGTGATCCGGCATGGCGCGATGTACTCCTCGCACTGTTGAGCGCTCAACTCAGTTCGCATGGAACGGAGTTGCTTCTCGCTGCGGCGCTTGACGCCGGAGAGCGGATGTGGGGAGATATCGAAGGTTACGAGCTTCTCGCCGAGGCCCTCGCCGCCGGTGTCAAACTCACGCCGAAATCCCAAACCCGATACATCAACAACCTGGTAGAACGGGTCGAAACCCACCCATCGCTACATCATCGGGCAAACCTCATTGCGGCTCTAGTCGGCATGCTTACGAATCAACTCGCCCGAAAGAACCTGCTTCCGGCCATGAAACGGTGGCTTACTGCTCCTCGCCCTAACCCTGCAGCAACCATGTGGGCACTGCGCGAACTGCCCATTGCTGACGAGTGCGCGCTCAAACACCTGGTATGGGGCCTGCGGCATCCGGAAGACCGTGTGAAGGTCAACGCAGCCTTGGCCATCGCGCAGCGCTTCAAAGGTCAGACACACTTGATTGACCGGCTGGTATCTCTTGCCCAAACCGGACCATCCTCGGCAACCCAGGCCGCTGTCATCCTGGCTCTCGGCACCGGTTGGGCAGAGGCTACCGAAACTTCTGGCTTGATTGACTGGGCCCGGAGCCAGCCTTCAGTGCCGCTGCGCCTGGTCGCATTGCATCTACTGCAAAAATCCACCACGAACGGTGAAGCTGCACTGTTTCGCCCAGAAGAACGCGCCTGGCTGCTGTCCCTCCTGCACTACGAGAATTGGGCCCGCGGGCCGTGGCCCGCAGATGACCTTGTTGACATCGCTGCCACCGGAGACGTCCAAGTCGCCGATTTCGCGCTAGAAACCCTGACCACAAACGGACGAAACGGCGGCGACCGCCGTATTGCGTGGACGCTTGCCTGTAACGAGTTCGCCGACGATAGCCGATTCAAACAATGGACCGTAGCGGAACTCGCCCAGCCGGAGGAACGGGGTCTTATCCTATATGACCCCAACATAATTCCCCAACAGTGGATCGACGATCCCGAATTTACCTCAATACTTCGCTCGTACCTAGAAACGAAAATTGGAGAACCCGGCGCATACAGTGTCGCGAGACTCGCCACCGCCTTGCCGCCGGAAGATGCCAAGGCGGTACTACTGCAAGGGCTGAATTCTTGGCGGCCGTACTCTGCAGCGCGACAACTAGTTGAACAGTACCTAGATGACGAGCAGGTCAGCACGGCTCTGATCGCACGTCTTCGCGGCGAGTACGAACGCGCCGCGCCATTGGCAAGCATTGCCGTCGACGTGCTTGGACCGAAAGAAGGGTTCGGTCTTCAAGTGTCCCTGCTTCGCCAGCAAGACCAAACTACGAGTTCGGAGAAGCGCGTTGTTGTGGCACTGGCGGTGGCCGACGCATGGAAACAGTTTAAAGACGAAGCCCGAAAAGTAGGCGTCAAAGGGCAAACCGCACGCGACTTGCTAGCAAGCTATGACGCAACCGAGCTAGCGACGCTGTGCACTGCGGTGAAACCTCACCCCTTGATGTGGCACGTCCCCTCCGTAATAACCGCCTGGCCAGAACAGGCAACAGTTCTGGAAGTCGCCGACAACCTCCTATACGATGAAAGACCCATTACATCAGGTATATCCGACACAATTCCAGTCGCAATACTTCAGGCGTTCTGCAAAAGAACCGACGAACCCTCCCAACGAATCTTCAACAAGGGACTCGACCTCCTAACACATCTGGAACCGGAGTTGCGCGAAGTATTGGCCTTCGAACTAGCACGCAGCATGCTAGCTGCAGAAGAGCACATCAACGTCCTGTCGGAGTGGCGAACCGAGCCCGACACCGAAGTTCGGCGCATTGCCTTTATCGGCCTCGTTCAAGCCATCAAGAACCACCAGCAGCACAGTGAAACCACAACTGGTGCCGATACACCGACCTCTGAAATGGAATGGCTGCGCCTCGAAATTAAGCACGACCTTTGCGCCTATGGACCGCAACTCGAAGAACATCGACAACTTGCATGGATAGGAATGCTCATGCTTGGAGACCTCACGCTCTTCGACAACATCCAGGAATCCATCGGTCATTCGGGTCAGATACCAGGGGTGAGTCTTCGCCTCCCCTATCGTGATGAAAAGGACCAGATCCTGGTGGATCTTGTGGCAGAGAACTGGGTAGAACTGTGCGATCATTTCGGCAAAGACATCTTCGATCGACTTATCAGTACGTCTGATCGGCAACGTCTAACTAAGCGCCAACGACGCCGAGCAGTCATGTCAGCGCTCGTGACCGTCGCCTCCAGATACCCTTCGATCGCGGAGATGATCCGAGGTGACGCCGGCGCTGATGTTGAACTACGCCACGATCAAAACTTCTTGCTGTGGGCGAAGGAAGAAAACCAGGGCAACGTGGAGGTACTCCGCGCCCTAGTTAGCAAACTTGGCGAAAATGCGCATCGACGACAAGACCCAATCGTAGACTCGTTGCTAGACAGAGAAAGCTGGAATGTCTCCGATGAGGACTTCAAAGCCGCATTTACTGAAGGCGCGAGTCCACGCCCCTTCTATAGCAACAACAAGCTAGCCATATATACACATATGTTTCCGGGAGACAACATTTCCAAAGCTGTCTTCCACGAGCTTGAATCGTGGTTCCAAACCGAACCTTCGACACGGAGGTACCGCGATTTGTCGGAGGTACTGACCCTCGCGCTCAGCGTAGCTTCACCACAGGATTTGCCCGCCATCTTGCTCCGCGCCCACGCTCGCATCCACATGGGCATATCCGACCTATTCCTACCAATCCTGACACGGCCACTGACACGCCGCCTGCAAATAGACCTTGAGGCAGTCGAAGCCTTCAAATCCGCGCTCGCTGAGCCGATGGCCATCCACGAAACCAGTCCGATACTCGCCAACGCCGACGATCCGATCATCGCCGCAGATCCAGATCTGCAACCGCTACAACGCATGTACCTCTTTGCCATCGCCTTGAAGCGGGCTGGGGCTCTCGCACAGCACGAAGCGACAGCAATCAGCCATCTATTGGCGTCCGCTTCACCTAACACCATCGTGCACAACCCCTTCACCAACCATGAAGGACCTCTTTGTCTCGCCGCACTGGACCTCATCTCACGCTGA